The genomic stretch ATCTGCGGCACCTTGAAACGCTGCTGCTCCTGGGCCGGGGCGCCGGAGAGCGCCTGCTCGGGGGTGAGCGACGGACGGACCTCGTCCGCCCGCATGACGTTCGTCAGCGGGAGCGGGTGCGAGGTCGGCGGTACGTCTTGGTCGGCGACCTCGCTGACGCGGGCGACCGCGCCGATGATGTCGTCCAGCTGGCCGGCGAAGTGTTCAAGCTCTTCGGGCTTCAGCTCCAGACGCGCCAGCCGGGCGAGGTGGGCGACCTCCTCGCGCGTGATGCCAGGCATGCAGCGATCCTCTGGGGTGAGTGTGTGTGGTTTGGGGCCAATCCTATGGGGCGGGGGGCCGTGCCCGTGAAACGGTTTCCCGTTGTCAGCCCGTCCGGCGTTTGAGGACGAGGCCCCTTCGGGGCCTATGGGGGTCCAGGGGGCGGAGCCCCCTGGTGGGGTTGCCAAGGGGCCACGCCCCTTTGGGATGGGACGGGTAGGGGCGGCGGGGGCGAAACTACTCGTCGGTCGCCGCCGCGGGCAGTGCGGCGCGCGGTCGCTGCCAGCCGCGTGATCCGCGGGCCCGCAGCCAGGCCGTGGTCTCCTCGGGCGGCATCGCGGCAGCGACCAGCCAGCCCTGTACGGCGTCGCAGCCCAGGTCGCGCAGCCGCTCCCAGGTCTCGTCGTCCTCGACGCCCTCGGCGACCACGAGCAGGCCGAGCGAATGGGCCAGGTCCACCGTGCAGCGCACGATCTCCGCGTCCTCGTTGTCGACGGCGAGCCGGGCCACGAAGGAGCGGTCGATCTTCAGTTCGCTGACGGGCAGCCGACGCAGATGGACGAGGGAGGAGTAGCCGGTGCCGAAGTCGTCCAGGGACATCTTCACGCCGTGCCCGGTCAGCCCCGCCAGGGTGTCGGCGGCGCGCTGCGGGTCCTCCAGCAGGACATGCTCGGTTATCTCCAGCTGGAGCGCTCCCGCCGGGACGCCGTGCCGGGCAAGACGGGCGGCCACGGATCCGGCGAAGCCCGGCGTGTGGACATCACGCGGGGAGACATTCACGGCGACCGGGACGTGCAGCCCCTGGGCCCGCCACTTGGCGACCTGGCCGAGCGCCGTCTCCAGCACGTACTCGGTGAGGTAGGGCATCAGTCCGGAGGACTCGGCGATCGCTATGAACTCGTCCGGCGGCACCTTCCCGCGCTCCGGGTGCACCCAGCGGACCAGCGCCTCCAGACCGGCCACCTGGCCGTCGAAGCGGACCTTGGGCTGGTAGTGGAGCTGCACCTCGTGCGCGTCGAGGGCCCTTCTGAGATCGC from Streptomyces davaonensis JCM 4913 encodes the following:
- the gatC gene encoding Asp-tRNA(Asn)/Glu-tRNA(Gln) amidotransferase subunit GatC, coding for MPGITREEVAHLARLARLELKPEELEHFAGQLDDIIGAVARVSEVADQDVPPTSHPLPLTNVMRADEVRPSLTPEQALSGAPAQEQQRFKVPQILGED